From the Paenibacillus sp. MMS20-IR301 genome, the window CGCTTCCCGCTGTGCATCTGCACTGAGCTGCTTGCGGTAAACAAGCGCAGACAAAAACACGCTGAATTCATACAGCACAAGAAGCGGAATGGTCACCAGAAAGTCCGAGATGAAGTCAGGCGGTGTAATCACAACAGCGATGAATACGAGTGCAAAATAAGCATACCGGCGCATCCGGCGCAGGCGCAGCGGATTCAGCACCCGCAGCCGCGTCAGGAACATCACAATCAGCGGAAGCTCAAAGAGCAGAGCGAGCGGGAGCACCAGCCCGAACAGAAAGCTGAAGTATTCGGCAATGCCGTAGGTCTCTTCAAGCCCCATGCTGCGGGTAACCGAAATCGTGAAGGACAAGGCCATCGGGAACACGATGAAATAAGCGAAGGCCAGGCCGGCCAGGAACAGAAGAAACACATAAGGCACATAGCGCAGCGCTGCACTCCGCTCTACGGGACGCAGGCCGGGGCTGATAAACGCCCATAGCTGAAACACGGTAAACGGCACCGCGAACACCAGCGATACGGCCATGGCAATCTTCACATACATGCCGATTCCGTCCCAGAAGGAGAAGGCATGCAGCACGAATCCCTGGGCAGGCTCAGCACTGATGAGGTACAGGTAAATCGGCTTAGCCACGAACAGGCCCAGCACCAGGCCGGCCACAAATATGATCAATACATAGATAATCCTTCTGCGCAGCTCGCTCAGATGATCAACCAGAGACATTTCTTCTGCTTCCATTTCCACACCACCCGAAATAACATATGAAATTAGCTATGGTGAAAAAAAGAGGCGCCGCCCCGGCCCTGAATCAGACCTGGGAAAGACGCCCCTGCGTGAGTAGATAACCATTATTCCGGCAGCCGGCGGTCTTGCGGAAGTTCTGCTGCACTCTGTGGAGCCGGCGGAGCAGGTGCTTCGCTCTTCTTGACCGGTTCGGGTTCACTGATGATCTCGCGTGCACCATCCTTAAATTCGCGGAAGGTACGTCCAACTGCCCGCCCAAGCTCCGGAAGCTTATTCGGCCCGAAGAGCAGCAGCGCCAGAATAACCAATAGAATAATTCCGGGTGCACCAATACCACTTAGCATTTCGGTTTCCTCCCATCACTCTACCCGTTCATGATATCGTTAACGATAAAATAATAATACCATAACTTATATCACACATCCATCGTCTTAATTGACGATTCTCCGGAAAAGTGAAGGGGATTCCGGCTGTTATTGGCGGTATTGCCCGGTAACCATCAGCAGAGCTTCCGGCAGCTGGTCCATAATGGCGGCCAGATTCTCATGCACGCCCTTCGGAGTGCCGGGCAGATTGACAATCAGCGTCCGCCCGCGGATGCCGCAGATGCCTCTGAACAGCATCGCCGCGCGGTTCTTCTGCATAACCGTACTCCGCATCGCTTCGGACATTCCAGGGACCTCACGCTCGATTACACGCCGGGTCGCCTCAGGGGTAACATCACGGATGGCCAGATCGGTGCCTCCAGTGGTCAGAACCAGATCCGCCTGGAAGTAATCCGTCAGCTCAATCAATGCCGCAATAATCTCATCCTGCTCGTCGGGTACGATCCGGTACTCTACAATCTCGCCTCCAAGCTCCTCTTCCACCAGCTCCCGAATAACCTGGGCGCTCGTGTCTTCCCGTTCGCCTCTGGCCCCTTTGTCGCTGGCCGTCAGGATTGCTGTCTTCCACGCCATAGGTTGTCCCTCCTTCTCTGTGTACTATGTATATCCGGCTGCCTGGGCAGCCGCCTTCAGCGCCTTCCGCGTGAGCTCATGCTGTTCATTTATTCTTCTTCCAGCGCGTAATCCCCATTCTTGCCGCCGCTCTTCGACAGGAGCATCGTCGGTCCGATGATCATATCCTTCTGCAGCGCTTTGCACATGTCGTATACTGTCAGCGCCGCTGCGGATACCGCAGTCAGCGCCTCCATCTCCACGCCGGTCAGCCCCGTTGTCTTGACAGT encodes:
- the tatA gene encoding twin-arginine translocase TatA/TatE family subunit, with the translated sequence MLSGIGAPGIILLVILALLLFGPNKLPELGRAVGRTFREFKDGAREIISEPEPVKKSEAPAPPAPQSAAELPQDRRLPE
- the tatC gene encoding twin-arginine translocase subunit TatC is translated as MEAEEMSLVDHLSELRRRIIYVLIIFVAGLVLGLFVAKPIYLYLISAEPAQGFVLHAFSFWDGIGMYVKIAMAVSLVFAVPFTVFQLWAFISPGLRPVERSAALRYVPYVFLLFLAGLAFAYFIVFPMALSFTISVTRSMGLEETYGIAEYFSFLFGLVLPLALLFELPLIVMFLTRLRVLNPLRLRRMRRYAYFALVFIAVVITPPDFISDFLVTIPLLVLYEFSVFLSALVYRKQLSADAQREARYVKSVE
- a CDS encoding MogA/MoaB family molybdenum cofactor biosynthesis protein, which gives rise to MAWKTAILTASDKGARGEREDTSAQVIRELVEEELGGEIVEYRIVPDEQDEIIAALIELTDYFQADLVLTTGGTDLAIRDVTPEATRRVIEREVPGMSEAMRSTVMQKNRAAMLFRGICGIRGRTLIVNLPGTPKGVHENLAAIMDQLPEALLMVTGQYRQ